The window TTTTTAGTTCAAACTAAAAAGAACATTGCAGAATTGAATAAGGAACTAGACGTTATTAAGGAAAAGCAAAAGCAACTGAATATTCTTCAAAGACAAATGAAGAAAGAGGAAGAAGAAGCTGCGGCAGCTGCGGCTGCAGAAAAAGAAGCTGCAGAATCAAAAGAAAGTGAAGAACCGGCAGAATAATTTCTGATTGTTGTTCTTTGATACAAAAGCTGTTTTAAAAATTTTAAAACAGCTTTTTTTTATACCTTACTACTGCTATATAAGTCTTAATCTTAAAAGTCTTTATTATGTTCAAAAAACTGGAGAAAATACTCGGTAAGCCCATGAAGTACTATGAAAATCTCATGGCTTCTAGGAAAGAGAATGCTCAAATCACAGATACTCAAAAGCAACTGATTCTAGATCAACTAAAACCCATAGTAATAAACGCAGAAGGATTTGACTCCTTACCTACTATTTCTGAATCAGACGTAAAGAGTTTTATTGAAGTACCGAAAAATAAAAAAGGAATCTCAATTCCCTGCAAAGGAATTTTTAAGTGGACCGATCAAGTCCTTTTTCTTTTTGTCAATGATGATACAGCGATCAAAGACGCTTCTAGCTATGAATTGATTTTAAAAGACGTGCAACAAGAACAAGTGGCTCAAAAAATAGGCTTTCAAAAAGGTTCGGAGTTGAAGAGTTTACCCATTTGGGAAGAGATCATCCATAGATTTCCAGAAGTTCATAAATTGATAGTTAAAACGCATCGAGAGCATCCCTGGACATTGTATAAAGAAACCGCAAAAGAAATAGAGCCAATCACATCCTACAAAACGGTTCTAGGAGGCTATCCTAAATGGCGTATTAATAACATAGACTTTCGAAAAATAGAACAGCTTGAGTTTTTATTAGAATATAGAATTGCAGAAAAAGACTTTTCTATTTACTTTTTTAAAGATCCTCATACTCATGAAATCAGTTCCTTCGAACAAAAAGATTAGAGTAATACATAAAAAAAGCTGTTTCAAAAGTAATGACTCTTGAAACAGCTTTGTGATTATAAGCTAAGACGCTAAATTAAAATCTACTAAGCGGTTTGCTTTTTAATTTTTTCAATATGGTATTGTACTAAACCATCAATCGGTCTACGTACAATGTTACCTACTTCATAACCAAATTCAGCAGCGACTTGTTTTATTCTCGCTTGTGCAAAATGAGCTATACTACCTACAAAGTGTACTTCGTGTGATTTTATTTCTTCGCTAAATTGAAGAATCATATTACGTGAAAATTTACGCAAGCCTTTACGCAGTAATTTCTTTATATAACGTTCTTCTAGATTTTGGAAAATAAACTCTGCGTGATTTGCTAGAAACGCGTTAGGATTAGGTTGCTTGTACAAATGAAACTTAATGTAATCTGGATCCATGTTGTAAGAATCGGCAAACTTTTTCATTAAGTCTTTAGGCATATTTTTAAAGCCATAATCTCTTAATAAGTTCTTGCCGTACCAGTTACCACTTGCCTCGTCCATAAGAGTATATCCTAAGGAAACAACACGTTGTTCAATATTCTTCCCATCTGAGAAACAACAATTAGAACCAGTTCCTAGAATACAAACTACTCCAGGCTCATCGCCTACAGCAGCATAAACAGCAGCAGCAGTATCTTCTTTAACTACTACTTTACTGTTGTGAAAATAGCTTGCAAGAAGTATTTCTAAGTTTTTTCTCGGTCCTTCTGTACCACAGCCAGCGCCATAGAAAAACACTTGCTCTACATTTGCTTTATTTTCAACCAGCTCTTCACTTTCGAGGATGCGTTCTTGCAATTGCTCTGTAGTGAGAATTGCAGGGTTCATTCCACGAGTACGTGTTTTAAAAAGTTGCTTACCATCATTATCTAGCGCAATCCAGTCAGACTTTGTAGAACCACTGTCAGTTATAAGAATCATAAAATTTATTCTAAGGTTAGTGAGAAAAGAAAAGCGTTGTAATTTAAGAGATTACAACGCTTTTTATCAAATAATTATAACGAGTTTACTTTCTCAGCTAGATCTACTAATTTATTAGAATAACCGAATTCGTTATCATACCAGCTTACCAGTTTAAAGAACGTAGGGTTCAATTCGATCGCTGCACCAGCGTCATAAATACTCGTACGAGCATCGCTCACAAAATCCTGAGATACCACTGGCTCATCAGTATAACCTACCACACCTTTCATGTCGCCGTTTGCCGCTTTCGCGAAAGCTGCATTAATTTCTTCTAGACTTGTTTCTTTTGCTAACTTCACCGTTAAATCTACTACAGAAACATCTACCGTAGGAACACGGAAAGCCATACCAGTAAGTTTTCCTTTCAATTCTGGAATTACTTTAGTTACTGCAACAGCAGCTCCTGTAGAAGTAGGAATGATATTATTCATAGCACTTCTACCTAAACGATAATTCTTCTTACTAGGTGCATCTACAGTTTGTTGTGTTGCCGTAGCAGCATGAACTGTAGTCATTAAAGCTTCTTGAATACCAAAGTTATCGTTCAATATTTTTGCCATAGGTGCAAGACAGTTCGTCGTACATGAAGCGTTTGAAACAATATGATGATCTACTGTTAGTTCTGAGTCGTTTACTCCCATAACAAACATAGGAGCTGTTTTTGACGGAGCAGAAATTACTACTTTCTTAGCACCAGCATCTAAGTGTGCTTGTGCATTATCAAGATCTGTAAAGATACCTGTACAGTCTGCAACCACGTCTACTCCTACTTCATCCCATTTCAAGTTCTTAGGATCGCGCTCACTTGTTACTCTTACCGTTACACCATCGATGATTAAATTACCATCTTTGATCTCAATAGTACCACCGTAACGTCCATGAACAGAATCGTATTCTAGTAAGTATGCTAATTGCTCTACATCTACTAAATCGTTAATGGCTACTACTTCTACATTTTCTCTTTTTAATGTAGCTCTAAAAACGATACGACCTATACGTCCAAAACCGTTTATTCCTAATCTTAATTTTTTACTCATCTTTTACTATTTATTTATAATTTTTATAATTCAAACTTGATCAAGATAATAACCTTAAAATCAGTTTGCTTTGTTTCCTATTTTAGACAGTTGGAACTGTTATTTTATATTTTAAAAAATTCTGAACGCATAACTTACTTCACAACAACATTAAGTCGTCATGATATCACTTACACGTATCAATTCAAGATCGATGTCTGTTTTACCTTTTACCGCTTTATCGATAGGACACAATACCATTTGAGTATCTTTTATTCCTACCATGTAATTAGTCTTTCCTTCTAGAAGACTCTCTACTGCTTTCACGCCCATGCGACTTGCAAGAACACGATCTGCACAAGAAGGAGAACCACCACGCTGCATATGTCCTAAAACAGATACACGCACTTCATATTCTGGTAAGTTTGCTTCTACATAATCTTTAAGTTCAAAAACATTTTCACCAGTTTGATCACCTTCGGCAACTACAACTATACTAGAAGACTTTCCAGACTGTCTAGAGCGTTTTAAACTTTCTAGTAATCGATCTTTTCCTAAGTCTTCTTCTGGAATTAATATTTCTTCAGCTCCTGCTCCTACTCCTGCATTTAATGCGATGTGTCCGACGTCACGACCCATTACTTCTACAAAGAACAAACGGTTGTGTGAACTCGCCGTATCTCTAATTTTATCGATCGCTTCTACTACTGTGTTCAGCGCGGTATCATAACCTAAAGTAGCACTAGTCCCGAAGATATCATTATCTATTGTACCAGGAATTCCCATAACTGGAATATCAAATTCTTGAGAGAAAATCATCGCACCAGTAAAACTTCCATCTCCACCTATCACTACTAAGGCATCCAGCCCCTTTTCTCTCGCTTTCGCGAAAGCGGACTCACGACCTTCCTTAGTTCTAAATTCTTGCGATCGTGCAGACTTAAGTATCGTACCACCTTTATTAATGATATTATTTACACTACGAGCATTCATTTCTTTGAAATCACCTTCTATTAAACCTTGGTAACCTCTATAGATTCCTATGCACTCAATTTCATGAAAAGCACAGGTACGAACTACAGATCGTATAGCGGCGTTCATACCTGGAGAATCACCTCCAGAAGTCATCACACCTATTTTATTTATTTTACTATTCATTGCATTTTTAATAATAACCATGCTAATCTATTAAACTTTTACCGTTGAAAGTAGCTAATTATTTTATATTTAGCATTTCCACAAAATTCAAACGTTATCGTTAATAACTTTTTTTATGAAATTAGAAATCATTGACATTTGCATCATTGTTTGCTTCTTTTTAGTCTCTCTAGCTATAGGAATAATCGTCTCCAAACAGAGTTCTAAAGACAGTTCTTCTTTCTACCTATCTGGTAGAAATATGCCATGGTGGCTTTTAGGTGTTTCTATGGTTGCCACCACATTTGCTGCAGACACGCCTAATCTGGTCGCTGGACTCGTAAGAGCCGATGGTGTTTCTGGAAATTGGGTCTGGTGGGCGTTTCTATTAACCGGTATGCTTACCGTATTTTTTTATGCCCGATTGTGGCGCCGTAGCGGTATTACTACAGATCTTGAGTTTTATGAAATGCGTTACAGCGGTAAAAGCGCTGCGTTCTTGCGTGGTTTTAGAGCTATATACTTAGGAGTCGTCTTTAATATTATTATTATGGCAACCGTTTGCCTTGCTGCGATCAAGATAGGTCATGTAATGTTCGGTTTTAGCGCAGGAACCACTTTGGTTTATGCCTCTGTTGTTACTCTAGCCTACTCGCTTTTAGGAGGTTTAAAAGGCGTTTTAATAACTGATTTTGTCCAGTTCATCATTGCGATGGTAGGATCGATCTGGGCGACATGGTACATTCTTGATTTACCAGAAATCAACGGTATGGCCAACTTAATAACGCATCCTAATGTACAAGAAAAGCTGGACCTCTTGCCCGACTTTAGTAATACCGATATGATGATGGGAATTTTTATCATTCCTATCGCGGTACAATGGTGGAGCACCTGGTATCCTGGAGCTGAGCCTGGTGGTGGCGGTTATATCGCACAAAGAATGCTGGCTGCCAAAGATGAAAAAAACGCCACTTGGGCAGTACTTTTCTTCAATCTAGCACATTATGCACTACGTCCATGGCCGTGGATCATTATAGGACTCGCTTCCTTAATCATTTACCCAAATCTAGAATCGCTCGCCACAGCTTTTCCTGATCTGGATAGTAGTTTTATCAAAGACGACTTAAGTTATCCTGCCATGCTCACCTATTTACCAGCAGGATTATTAGGACTGGTCGTTACCTCGCTCGTTGCCGCATTTATGAGTACCATTTCTACCCATTTAAATTGGGGTTCTAGTTATGTGGTAAACGACTTTTATGCCCGATTTATAAAACAAGACGCCAGCGAAAAAGAAAAAGTCATCATAGGACGTCTTTCTATGGTTGCCATGATGGCACTTGCCGCAGCGCTGTCCTTTGTGCTGGAAGAAGCAAAATTTGCCTTTGACCTCATTATACAAATAGGAGCTGGATCTGGACTCTTATTTATACTGCGCTGGTTCTGGTACCGCATCAATCCATGGTCAGAGATTACTGCAATGGCAGTTTCTTTTGTTATTGCGCTATTGTTTTTTATCAACTCTAGTGAAGAATTAGGATTAGAAAACCAACTTTTTGGCGCGCTAGAGAGCTGGCATATGATATGCATTAATGTATTCATTACCAGCATTGCCTGGCTGGTCGTTACCTTTCTCACTGTACGTAGCAACCAAAACACCATAAACCGTTTTCACGAAGCTATCTTTGGTAAAGAATCTAAGTTTCACAACTTCCAGTACAAAACCATAGGTTTCCTTTTAGGAGTAATAGGCGTTTATAGTTTGCTATTTGCCACTGGTAAATTGCTCTATAATGAAATAGGTATAGGTCTGGGATTGCTATTTGTTTTTCTAGTCTGTACCGCAAGCATTATAGGATTGAGAAAAAAGTTGTTTTAGAAAAGTTTCGCTTTCGCGAAAGAGAGAACGTCCCAATTAAGTTATCAACAATTGTTGAAATTCGTAAAAAGTTCTCATATACACCTAAAAGCGCAATATATAAAAATTAGCAAAAAAGTTCTCATATACGCCTAAAATGGTATGGTTAGTATATAGTTATTTATTAAATTGCTTATATATACTAGTTGTGGTGCATTTGAAAAAAATGAAAATAAGACAAATTTCGATATTAATATTTACTCTTTCAGTAGCCTTTTCTTGTAGAAAATATATTCAAAAAGAAACTACTGACTATAAATATTTTGACAGACCTAAATCTGACACAATTTCGATTAATAAACTGAAAGCAATAACAGACGAAGAATATTTACAATATGGAGTAAGAGTTGCATTTGTAAGTGAAAACAATGACACTATTATTCCATTTGGTAAATATGCATATTACGGAACCGATACATTAGAGTTTTATGCGAATGTAATTGAACATCCGAATGATAGTACTTATGGAAGACAGATTGCTATCGACAGAAATCAGAATGTTTTGTTTGATATTGTAATGTTTGACAATGGGCCAGAACCTTTTAATAATGGACTGACTCGAGTTCTTAGAAATGGTAAAATGGGCTACGCCAACAAATTTGGTCAAATAGTGATTTCTTGTGAATATGATTATGCAAAATGGTTTGAAAATGGAAAAGCCGAAGTGACTTATAAGGCAAAAGAGTATTTTGATTTGGAAGAACATAAAAGAGTTGAAAGTGACGAATGGTTCGAAATTGACAAAAAGGGAAAGAAATTAAAATAAAAACGACACCACAACAAGGTGTATAAAACATAGCTAATAAGTGTTTAACCGAAAGGTTTGTGTATACTTAGAAAGTCCGCCAAATTTTTAATTTGGCTTTTAAAAAGAGAAAAATTAAAAACAAAATATAAAAATTCGGTTCTGTGTTTATCCGAAAGGTTCGTGTCTTTTTACACGCTACGTTTCATACACAAGTCCGTTGAAAAAAATCAACGATTTCGCAACATTGAAATTCATCGATTCTATTCTGAGCTTGGGTTTAATTTAGCAGTATTATGCTGGATATTACGATGTAGCTAGCCTTTCAAGTTGTTTCGATTGCATCGTTGAAAACTCTTGTTTTCAGAACGTAAAAACGTACAAACAACTTGTAAAAGGTAGCGTAAATAGAATAGAAATCCGCATTAACACTCTGAAATTATGTCAGCTACAGAATGATCTTACAGAAATCAACGTCCCTTATACTCAGGTATAAAGGGCATAGATTCCTTATGAAGTTTTATTTTCATTTATTGACGAGTGGCAAATGATTGACATTTAACAACACTAGCGATAATTCATTTCAAAGAGAAGACAGTAATTTAGATCAAAGTAATATCTTTAGAGCAATCAACTAAGAATTAACGGTAAGGGTTGATGCGTGAAACGAATCATAGCCTTACCGTTACCCACAATTTAAAAAAACATCGAGACTTTAAACAAAATAATCAGTTGGATAAATGATAATTCGGGATTTTTATCCTTGATATTATTTATTGCGACAATCATTTATGGATGGTGGAGTGGACTTTGGTCATCGTTGACTAAAAAACCGAAATTATCCGTTCGATTTATTGATAAAGTGTCATTTTACAGTTTCTATTTCACCGGAGAAAAATGGATGAATAAAGAATTAAATACGGAATTTGAACTTCATAAAACGGGATTTGTTGCTTATATGTCAATTGCGAATATTGGAAACAAACCGACTTCCATAGATAAAATATTTCTCGGATATGAGAAGAATAAAGCAAAATCATTTTGGAAAAAACCTGAAATGGAATGGCTTGCTCAATGGCATCCAGCAGAAAATTTTTTAATCACTAATAAGAGTGGACATACGATTGGAGTAAATAATCTGAGAGTGAAATTTAACGAATTTGGTAGCGACAGCGATAGTGAATTAAATGTTGGAAAAAGTTCTGTAGGTGTTGCCTATTTTGAACAAGTTACTGCCTGGGGAAA is drawn from Nonlabens dokdonensis DSW-6 and contains these coding sequences:
- a CDS encoding BadF/BadG/BcrA/BcrD ATPase family protein — encoded protein: MILITDSGSTKSDWIALDNDGKQLFKTRTRGMNPAILTTEQLQERILESEELVENKANVEQVFFYGAGCGTEGPRKNLEILLASYFHNSKVVVKEDTAAAVYAAVGDEPGVVCILGTGSNCCFSDGKNIEQRVVSLGYTLMDEASGNWYGKNLLRDYGFKNMPKDLMKKFADSYNMDPDYIKFHLYKQPNPNAFLANHAEFIFQNLEERYIKKLLRKGLRKFSRNMILQFSEEIKSHEVHFVGSIAHFAQARIKQVAAEFGYEVGNIVRRPIDGLVQYHIEKIKKQTA
- a CDS encoding sodium:solute symporter family protein, whose translation is MKLEIIDICIIVCFFLVSLAIGIIVSKQSSKDSSSFYLSGRNMPWWLLGVSMVATTFAADTPNLVAGLVRADGVSGNWVWWAFLLTGMLTVFFYARLWRRSGITTDLEFYEMRYSGKSAAFLRGFRAIYLGVVFNIIIMATVCLAAIKIGHVMFGFSAGTTLVYASVVTLAYSLLGGLKGVLITDFVQFIIAMVGSIWATWYILDLPEINGMANLITHPNVQEKLDLLPDFSNTDMMMGIFIIPIAVQWWSTWYPGAEPGGGGYIAQRMLAAKDEKNATWAVLFFNLAHYALRPWPWIIIGLASLIIYPNLESLATAFPDLDSSFIKDDLSYPAMLTYLPAGLLGLVVTSLVAAFMSTISTHLNWGSSYVVNDFYARFIKQDASEKEKVIIGRLSMVAMMALAAALSFVLEEAKFAFDLIIQIGAGSGLLFILRWFWYRINPWSEITAMAVSFVIALLFFINSSEELGLENQLFGALESWHMICINVFITSIAWLVVTFLTVRSNQNTINRFHEAIFGKESKFHNFQYKTIGFLLGVIGVYSLLFATGKLLYNEIGIGLGLLFVFLVCTASIIGLRKKLF
- a CDS encoding WG repeat-containing protein, with product MKIRQISILIFTLSVAFSCRKYIQKETTDYKYFDRPKSDTISINKLKAITDEEYLQYGVRVAFVSENNDTIIPFGKYAYYGTDTLEFYANVIEHPNDSTYGRQIAIDRNQNVLFDIVMFDNGPEPFNNGLTRVLRNGKMGYANKFGQIVISCEYDYAKWFENGKAEVTYKAKEYFDLEEHKRVESDEWFEIDKKGKKLK
- the gap gene encoding type I glyceraldehyde-3-phosphate dehydrogenase, with protein sequence MSKKLRLGINGFGRIGRIVFRATLKRENVEVVAINDLVDVEQLAYLLEYDSVHGRYGGTIEIKDGNLIIDGVTVRVTSERDPKNLKWDEVGVDVVADCTGIFTDLDNAQAHLDAGAKKVVISAPSKTAPMFVMGVNDSELTVDHHIVSNASCTTNCLAPMAKILNDNFGIQEALMTTVHAATATQQTVDAPSKKNYRLGRSAMNNIIPTSTGAAVAVTKVIPELKGKLTGMAFRVPTVDVSVVDLTVKLAKETSLEEINAAFAKAANGDMKGVVGYTDEPVVSQDFVSDARTSIYDAGAAIELNPTFFKLVSWYDNEFGYSNKLVDLAEKVNSL
- the pfkA gene encoding 6-phosphofructokinase translates to MNSKINKIGVMTSGGDSPGMNAAIRSVVRTCAFHEIECIGIYRGYQGLIEGDFKEMNARSVNNIINKGGTILKSARSQEFRTKEGRESAFAKAREKGLDALVVIGGDGSFTGAMIFSQEFDIPVMGIPGTIDNDIFGTSATLGYDTALNTVVEAIDKIRDTASSHNRLFFVEVMGRDVGHIALNAGVGAGAEEILIPEEDLGKDRLLESLKRSRQSGKSSSIVVVAEGDQTGENVFELKDYVEANLPEYEVRVSVLGHMQRGGSPSCADRVLASRMGVKAVESLLEGKTNYMVGIKDTQMVLCPIDKAVKGKTDIDLELIRVSDIMTT